One segment of Nostoc piscinale CENA21 DNA contains the following:
- a CDS encoding helix-turn-helix domain-containing protein: protein MKPYSIDLREKIISVYEAGNTSIRKVAARFKVSKNTVQGLVKQKREQGTLQPRPATGGKASQLSGYEHQIEEMVAEFPDYTLAEYCEYWGEKTGVRLSESAMCRFLQKQELTVKKNTQKQPRSQRNNTK, encoded by the coding sequence ATGAAACCATACTCAATAGATTTAAGAGAGAAAATAATTAGTGTTTACGAAGCAGGAAATACATCAATTAGGAAAGTAGCAGCAAGATTCAAGGTAAGTAAAAATACAGTGCAAGGATTGGTAAAGCAAAAACGGGAACAAGGAACGTTACAGCCAAGACCAGCAACGGGAGGAAAAGCAAGTCAACTGTCTGGTTATGAACACCAGATAGAGGAAATGGTGGCGGAATTTCCAGATTATACCCTAGCCGAATATTGTGAATATTGGGGAGAAAAAACAGGAGTCAGATTGAGTGAGAGTGCAATGTGCAGATTTCTCCAAAAACAAGAATTGACAGTCAAAAAAAACACTCAAAAGCAGCCAAGGTCACAGAGAAACAACACAAAATAA
- a CDS encoding transposase, translated as MFLDEMGILLGLMRELGRSKKGTRVYDVKPFYRGSRVTVVGAISHKSILAMKTLDKSMTGDDFKQFIQEELLPQLWPGAVVVMDNLRAHKIKGIKEMIESVGARVVYLSPYSPEFNPIEHLWWQLKAFIRKFSPHNKFAVEQLLALGVLLCSSQQLQNYFSHCCYCTS; from the coding sequence GTGTTCCTGGACGAAATGGGAATATTGCTAGGGTTAATGCGGGAACTGGGCAGAAGTAAAAAAGGAACGCGGGTGTATGATGTCAAGCCATTTTATCGTGGAAGTCGGGTAACTGTCGTCGGGGCAATCAGCCACAAGTCCATCCTAGCAATGAAGACATTAGACAAATCTATGACGGGTGATGACTTCAAACAATTTATTCAAGAAGAACTATTGCCTCAATTATGGCCCGGAGCAGTAGTAGTAATGGATAATTTGAGGGCACACAAGATCAAAGGTATCAAGGAGATGATAGAGTCCGTCGGTGCCAGAGTCGTTTACTTATCACCTTATTCCCCAGAATTTAATCCCATCGAACATTTATGGTGGCAACTCAAGGCATTTATCAGAAAGTTTTCTCCACATAATAAATTTGCCGTCGAACAACTCTTAGCTCTTGGAGTACTTTTATGCTCCAGTCAGCAACTTCAAAACTATTTTTCTCACTGCTGCTACTGTACCAGTTAG
- a CDS encoding phage terminase large subunit family protein, whose protein sequence is MFTPTPVRNKQPNRRRQKVNVTLWTVCSTVSALSVIGAVALMVGWKQQIPGNQISEVQQVKAQVAQIREVYLEKLSRTDYNIDHLSSYSSVEGAPTLTGWRQLAAALWGQQLRGEISRMQANEKSGFYRLHYMPALEIVKFNSLDVLLEAASGNNSFYWGYRKTDGTKVEEKIPTGAAAILILGKLEAIDYAQNLESQPSVDLNQMLIQIRNAQEPYSLAQAQLLRARGYLDPVEQMAQVADIREKIRQKEEQRRIYLQQMKKQLPNPIPNRKPVNKSGE, encoded by the coding sequence ATGTTTACTCCTACACCTGTGCGAAATAAACAACCAAATCGAAGAAGACAAAAGGTAAATGTCACCCTGTGGACGGTTTGTTCGACTGTTAGTGCGCTGTCTGTTATTGGGGCAGTTGCATTAATGGTTGGATGGAAGCAACAAATTCCAGGTAATCAGATATCGGAGGTACAGCAAGTAAAGGCGCAAGTTGCCCAAATTCGAGAAGTGTACTTAGAAAAGCTTTCCCGTACTGACTACAATATAGACCATCTATCCAGTTACTCCTCGGTAGAAGGTGCGCCTACTCTTACAGGCTGGCGACAGTTAGCGGCGGCATTGTGGGGACAGCAATTGCGGGGTGAAATATCCAGAATGCAAGCTAATGAGAAATCTGGATTTTACCGCCTGCACTATATGCCGGCACTGGAGATAGTTAAATTCAACTCGCTGGATGTTTTACTAGAAGCGGCTTCTGGAAATAATAGTTTTTATTGGGGATACCGCAAAACCGATGGTACAAAAGTTGAGGAGAAGATACCAACTGGGGCTGCTGCTATTTTGATCTTGGGTAAATTAGAGGCGATTGATTACGCTCAAAACTTGGAATCTCAACCATCGGTCGATCTGAATCAAATGCTAATTCAGATTAGGAATGCTCAAGAACCATACTCGCTTGCACAGGCGCAGCTGTTACGGGCGCGGGGGTATTTAGACCCAGTAGAGCAGATGGCACAGGTGGCAGACATCCGCGAGAAAATACGCCAAAAAGAGGAGCAAAGGCGAATATATCTCCAACAAATGAAGAAGCAATTACCTAATCCAATTCCTAATAGAAAGCCTGTTAATAAATCAGGGGAGTGA
- a CDS encoding AAA family ATPase yields MLKELHLQQVGPAAHFNVAFADRLNIFTGDNGLGKSFLLDIAWWVMTTNWVEQPAYPQQVRGENPQITGIVSNKKDIREYRSYFDFSEQKWRSLQMPPLLKEVVIYVRVDGSFSVFDPARQRDIAYNFNPNTLWNGLKSKNKVLCNGLIQDWVTWQNQPSKYPFQLFSNVIKKLAPHPSEWIEVGEPTRVSIEDVRDIPTVNLPYGNVPVTQTSAGMKRILGLAYLLVWTWYEHKKAAELRQQKPVNQIVLLIDEIESHLHPRWQRVILPAILAVVKELQPRMKIQALVTTHSPLVLASLEPNFNEQEDQLFLFKLQDREVSLDEVPWSKQGDTVGWLTSEIFGLKQARSKEAEIAIEAAEAWMRNDDMNAFPEHLRRPTQIHQELQRVLPGHDPFWPRWIVTTEKRNFGLSEV; encoded by the coding sequence ATGTTAAAAGAACTTCACCTCCAGCAAGTTGGCCCTGCTGCCCACTTTAATGTCGCATTTGCCGATAGGCTCAATATATTTACAGGTGATAATGGTTTAGGTAAAAGTTTTTTACTAGATATCGCTTGGTGGGTGATGACTACAAATTGGGTAGAACAACCAGCATACCCACAGCAAGTTAGAGGTGAAAATCCGCAAATTACAGGAATAGTTAGCAATAAAAAAGATATAAGAGAATATCGGAGTTACTTTGATTTCTCTGAACAAAAATGGCGTAGTTTACAAATGCCTCCTTTATTAAAAGAGGTCGTTATTTATGTACGGGTTGATGGTAGTTTTTCTGTTTTTGACCCAGCTCGTCAACGCGATATTGCTTATAATTTTAACCCAAATACACTCTGGAATGGATTAAAATCAAAAAATAAAGTTCTTTGCAATGGTTTAATTCAAGATTGGGTAACATGGCAAAATCAACCAAGTAAATATCCATTTCAACTATTTTCTAATGTTATTAAAAAACTTGCACCTCACCCTTCAGAATGGATAGAAGTGGGAGAGCCAACGCGAGTTTCTATTGAAGATGTGCGCGATATTCCTACAGTTAACCTACCTTACGGGAATGTTCCTGTCACTCAAACATCAGCCGGAATGAAGCGTATTTTGGGACTAGCTTATTTACTAGTGTGGACTTGGTACGAACATAAAAAAGCTGCTGAATTACGGCAACAAAAGCCAGTAAATCAGATAGTTTTACTAATTGATGAAATTGAATCTCATTTACATCCTCGTTGGCAGAGAGTGATTTTACCAGCTATTTTAGCTGTAGTGAAAGAATTACAACCCAGGATGAAGATCCAGGCTTTAGTAACTACTCATTCTCCACTTGTTCTTGCTTCCTTAGAGCCAAATTTTAATGAGCAAGAAGATCAACTATTTTTATTTAAATTACAAGATAGAGAAGTTAGCCTTGATGAAGTACCTTGGTCAAAACAAGGGGATACAGTTGGATGGTTAACCTCAGAAATTTTTGGTCTCAAACAAGCCCGTTCCAAAGAAGCAGAAATCGCAATTGAAGCAGCAGAGGCTTGGATGCGTAATGATGATATGAATGCGTTTCCAGAACACTTGAGAAGACCAACACAAATCCATCAGGAACTTCAAAGAGTTTTACCAGGACATGACCCATTTTGGCCCCGTTGGATAGTTACAACGGAGAAAAGAAATTTTGGGTTATCAGAGGTATAA
- a CDS encoding GIY-YIG nuclease family protein: MIELSRPLGNEKHQARYYLGSCANLKKRFQQHLQGSGAAFTRAAIKRGIEFKIVYVWKTSSKQEARQLEIQLKRYKNHAQLLRRVQNAKTNSTKTR; the protein is encoded by the coding sequence ATGATTGAGCTATCTCGTCCGTTGGGAAATGAGAAACATCAAGCTCGTTATTACTTAGGTTCATGCGCGAACCTCAAGAAAAGATTTCAGCAGCATCTACAAGGATCTGGAGCAGCATTTACTCGTGCTGCGATAAAACGCGGCATTGAATTCAAAATTGTTTACGTATGGAAAACCTCAAGTAAACAAGAAGCCCGTCAGCTTGAAATTCAACTTAAACGATATAAGAACCATGCACAATTATTAAGGAGAGTGCAAAATGCCAAAACGAATTCGACAAAAACTAGGTAG
- a CDS encoding DUF3155 domain-containing protein: MPKRIRQKLGRYHLRRKLSGKVLLSKVTSFSCYQQNHQEKTCTTARKFIRNNNIQTPCVITVLKISGSEEKFFLSNNGLFSYKYAIENHNLFSLEIADIAS; encoded by the coding sequence ATGCCAAAACGAATTCGACAAAAACTAGGTAGATACCATTTGAGACGTAAGTTAAGTGGGAAAGTTTTGCTATCAAAGGTTACAAGCTTTAGTTGCTATCAACAAAACCATCAAGAAAAAACCTGTACAACTGCAAGGAAATTCATTCGCAATAACAATATTCAAACACCATGCGTTATCACCGTACTCAAGATATCGGGTAGTGAAGAAAAATTTTTCTTGTCAAACAATGGATTGTTTAGCTATAAATATGCGATTGAAAATCACAACCTATTCTCACTGGAAATAGCAGACATCGCTAGTTAA
- a CDS encoding DUF6884 domain-containing protein has translation MTKSIPTKTLVSTSTISRLRTLIITSCTGKKLHNPTNQLIIEDFKDTERLRQRTQSLLEFSCPSGHMYTGLQHLRLMEGVDILRSRFGRAVVDVKIISAAYGLISEDKVIVPYTVTFNSMKNDEISSWANFIGIHKDFQEAVIGYDLIFVLLGDKYIRALNLPMKLIPNRLLFS, from the coding sequence ATGACTAAATCTATTCCAACAAAAACCTTGGTTTCAACTAGCACAATTTCACGCCTTCGTACACTAATTATTACTTCTTGTACTGGAAAAAAGCTTCATAACCCAACAAATCAGCTAATAATAGAAGATTTTAAAGACACAGAGAGATTAAGACAACGCACACAATCACTTTTAGAATTCTCCTGTCCGTCTGGCCATATGTACACAGGGCTGCAACATCTACGGCTAATGGAGGGGGTGGATATCCTGAGATCGCGCTTTGGAAGAGCAGTGGTAGATGTAAAAATCATCTCAGCAGCTTATGGACTAATCTCTGAAGACAAAGTTATTGTCCCTTATACGGTTACTTTCAACTCAATGAAAAATGATGAAATTTCTTCATGGGCAAATTTTATCGGAATACATAAAGATTTCCAGGAAGCAGTTATTGGATATGATTTAATATTTGTCTTATTAGGAGATAAATACATACGCGCTTTAAACTTACCAATGAAACTAATCCCAAACAGACTTTTATTTTCTTAG
- the dpdA gene encoding tRNA-guanine transglycosylase DpdA, producing MVLGDANFELLTFSNADASRFGCALVGLKGQLFKLIANEIRQEPNLLSEIYNNPKILEKLLNNQPQQLELPLGISVATAKKSNIKNKKPKRAIADLDEFLNLPRAVNTHLRMKYFIPEWDDKVDIGYNFLLDESSLNRNAYRDDVYAHEIYSQPNYDGILVSKVVVDKIKNKRADIEKLGGIRNFVRFPGEIMGDCGAFGYIKLEAPPYNTVEILDYYEKLKFDYGVSIDHLIVGPFAEPGVREKRYDLTLQNAEEFISKHQKIGYTFTPIGVAQGWNLETYADAVKKLVEMGYDYIAIGGVARTPTIEILEILKEVYQHLTPNTRLHLFGVGRIDALPYFRHLGVTSFDSASPLRKAWFDAVENYHTLSGKAYAAVRIPFVDKQSPRIKHLLLEGYERETLRQLEQEALKAIREYDKGNISLDESLEKLLAYDELLELPRDGKVTPTAKARRLRQHTQLYRELLEVKPWQECECKICKDYGVETAIFRGNDRNRRRGFHNTYVFFQRFQEFLNTENHLESSNLDRTGESI from the coding sequence GTGGTTTTAGGAGATGCAAATTTTGAATTATTAACGTTTTCTAATGCAGATGCATCACGATTTGGCTGTGCTTTAGTAGGATTAAAAGGACAATTATTTAAGTTAATTGCTAATGAAATTAGACAAGAACCTAACTTATTGTCAGAGATATATAACAACCCAAAAATATTAGAGAAACTTTTAAATAATCAGCCCCAACAATTAGAACTTCCTTTAGGGATTTCTGTTGCTACAGCAAAAAAATCAAATATTAAAAATAAAAAACCGAAAAGAGCAATAGCAGACTTAGATGAATTTTTGAATTTACCAAGAGCAGTTAATACACATTTGAGAATGAAATATTTCATTCCAGAATGGGATGATAAGGTAGATATTGGATATAATTTTTTACTAGACGAATCTAGTCTAAATCGAAATGCATATAGAGATGATGTATATGCTCATGAAATATATTCACAGCCTAATTATGACGGGATTCTGGTATCGAAAGTAGTTGTTGATAAGATAAAAAATAAAAGAGCAGATATAGAGAAATTAGGAGGTATCCGTAACTTTGTAAGATTCCCAGGTGAAATTATGGGAGATTGCGGAGCTTTTGGATATATTAAACTCGAAGCACCTCCTTATAATACTGTAGAAATCTTAGATTATTATGAAAAATTAAAATTCGATTACGGAGTAAGTATTGACCATTTAATTGTAGGGCCATTTGCCGAACCTGGAGTTAGAGAGAAGCGATATGATCTGACTTTGCAAAATGCAGAGGAATTTATATCCAAACATCAAAAAATTGGATATACTTTTACTCCTATTGGTGTAGCTCAAGGTTGGAACCTAGAAACTTACGCTGATGCAGTAAAAAAACTGGTTGAAATGGGATATGACTATATCGCTATAGGGGGAGTTGCCAGAACCCCAACTATAGAAATTCTAGAAATCTTGAAAGAAGTTTATCAACATTTAACACCGAATACCAGATTACATTTATTTGGCGTAGGGCGTATTGATGCTCTTCCTTATTTCCGCCATTTGGGAGTAACCAGTTTTGATTCAGCAAGTCCATTACGTAAAGCTTGGTTTGATGCAGTAGAAAACTATCATACTTTAAGTGGTAAAGCTTATGCTGCTGTGCGTATTCCTTTTGTAGATAAGCAATCGCCACGAATTAAACATTTGCTATTAGAAGGTTATGAGCGTGAAACTCTTAGACAGCTTGAGCAAGAAGCATTAAAAGCTATTCGGGAATATGATAAAGGCAATATATCGCTAGATGAATCTCTTGAGAAATTACTAGCTTACGATGAGTTATTAGAATTACCTCGCGACGGTAAAGTAACCCCAACAGCGAAAGCTAGACGTTTAAGACAACACACTCAATTATATAGAGAATTATTAGAAGTAAAACCTTGGCAGGAATGTGAGTGTAAAATCTGCAAAGACTATGGAGTAGAAACAGCTATTTTTCGTGGTAATGACCGTAACCGCAGACGTGGTTTTCACAATACTTATGTATTTTTTCAGAGGTTTCAAGAATTTTTAAATACTGAAAATCATCTTGAAAGTTCTAATCTTGATAGGACTGGAGAATCAATCTAA
- the dpdE gene encoding protein DpdE — MITLGSLVRSRNNSLGIGKVIDISDTQATVEYFCSINRRIERNLPLSSLSQCKLERQTRCYIYLESQEAWLIGRIYEWDEELYKYRVDLPDKKTIAVSEQEVYVRCSLPQPDPIETLAMKGQETPYFYDRRFAFVKSLILQRAVSRGMTGLISANIKLYPHQVEVVRRVLEDPIQRYLLADEVGLGKTIEAGAILRQYLLDEPSGYAVVLVPQYLLEQWQQELENKFYISHFHKRVEVLAVEDIYKINPKANIGLVILDEAQHIAAMATSSDAAVRQRFDTCKHLAHKSDRLLLLSATPVLNHEQDFLAMLHLLDPTTYQLNDLAGFRERVVKRQEIGRILLSFKEGANPFVLKTNLKNLRNLFAQDEYLLELVDNLENSLQAKTGDTVEMVRAIRTHISDTYRLHRRMLRNRRASVEDVIFDRNITPRAEYDLDERSPDIHELIEEWREVAPDDKQYHQIFLLLFRASGTWLGILKQVIQARLNGVSTAEVIQEFGNDSVRTLTETPKFAGEAEILQSLLRILEQPSEDGDRLELLKTVILYQLCEPLKLQSLKFNLPKLLTEVQQRIKRPIPGDSLPKIVVFTSFVQTCTEIVRYLSDRFGEGTVVSHQVGQTPSQVEENLNRFKKEPKCFILVCDSSGEEGRNLQFTNYMICFDLPWSPNRLEQRIGRIDRIGRALKVELTVFAGVDLPDSLHDAWYRLLKEGFNIFGQSIASLQFYVDEKLPVLAEILFKSGADGILESINVIQQEIEQEQVKISEQNALDEIDALEDNATQYFQALDDYDARHQEIQEITENWICQALNFKLIANPNLSTIKRYQPTGNTLIPANDLSSNFAGVLEKIWDF, encoded by the coding sequence ATGATAACACTTGGTTCGTTGGTACGTTCCCGAAATAACAGCTTGGGCATAGGGAAGGTAATTGATATATCTGATACTCAAGCAACAGTTGAGTATTTTTGCTCAATAAATCGGCGCATAGAAAGAAATTTACCCTTAAGTTCGCTATCTCAGTGTAAACTGGAGCGCCAAACTCGATGCTATATTTACCTAGAAAGCCAAGAAGCATGGCTGATCGGCAGAATTTATGAATGGGATGAGGAACTTTACAAGTATCGCGTTGACTTACCTGATAAAAAGACGATCGCAGTAAGTGAGCAGGAAGTCTATGTGCGTTGTAGTTTACCTCAACCAGACCCGATTGAGACTTTGGCTATGAAAGGTCAAGAAACGCCCTATTTTTACGATAGACGTTTCGCTTTTGTTAAGAGCTTAATTTTACAACGTGCTGTTAGTCGGGGAATGACGGGATTAATTTCCGCCAATATTAAGCTTTATCCACATCAAGTTGAAGTTGTCCGTCGTGTACTTGAAGACCCAATTCAACGCTATCTACTAGCGGATGAAGTTGGACTCGGAAAAACCATCGAAGCTGGCGCGATTCTTCGTCAATACCTATTGGATGAACCTTCTGGATATGCGGTAGTGCTAGTTCCGCAATATTTACTGGAACAATGGCAGCAGGAATTAGAAAATAAGTTTTACATCTCCCACTTTCACAAGCGAGTGGAAGTGCTGGCGGTTGAGGATATTTACAAAATCAACCCAAAAGCGAATATCGGCTTGGTAATTTTAGATGAAGCACAGCACATCGCAGCAATGGCGACCTCTAGCGATGCAGCAGTGCGCCAGCGTTTTGATACTTGTAAACATCTTGCCCATAAAAGCGATCGCCTGCTTCTATTATCGGCTACCCCGGTTCTCAACCACGAGCAAGATTTTCTCGCCATGCTACATCTGCTCGATCCGACAACTTATCAACTTAATGACTTAGCAGGTTTTCGGGAAAGGGTAGTAAAACGCCAAGAGATTGGTCGAATTCTGCTGTCATTTAAAGAAGGTGCAAACCCCTTCGTCCTGAAAACTAATCTCAAAAATCTCCGTAACCTGTTTGCTCAAGATGAGTATTTACTGGAATTGGTAGACAATTTAGAAAATAGTTTACAAGCAAAGACTGGCGATACAGTTGAAATGGTCAGGGCAATTCGTACCCATATTAGCGATACCTACAGACTTCACAGAAGGATGCTTCGCAATCGTCGTGCTTCTGTAGAAGATGTGATTTTTGACCGTAATATTACACCCAGAGCCGAATACGATTTAGATGAGCGATCGCCTGACATCCACGAACTAATTGAGGAGTGGCGTGAAGTAGCTCCTGATGACAAACAATATCACCAAATTTTTCTTTTGTTATTTCGTGCTTCTGGTACTTGGCTGGGTATTTTAAAACAAGTAATTCAAGCACGTTTAAACGGTGTGTCCACTGCGGAAGTCATTCAAGAGTTTGGCAATGATAGCGTTCGTACTCTGACGGAAACTCCTAAATTTGCTGGGGAAGCAGAGATATTGCAAAGTTTGCTGCGAATTTTAGAACAACCGTCAGAGGATGGCGATCGCCTAGAATTACTCAAGACAGTAATTCTCTATCAACTTTGCGAACCTTTAAAACTACAATCCTTGAAATTCAACCTCCCTAAATTGCTTACAGAGGTTCAACAACGGATCAAAAGACCGATACCCGGAGACAGTCTACCAAAAATTGTTGTATTTACCAGCTTTGTGCAAACTTGCACCGAAATTGTCCGTTACTTGAGCGATCGTTTTGGTGAGGGGACTGTTGTCAGTCATCAAGTTGGACAAACTCCCTCTCAAGTAGAGGAGAACTTAAATCGATTTAAAAAAGAACCCAAATGCTTTATTTTAGTTTGCGATTCTTCCGGCGAAGAAGGCCGTAACTTACAATTTACCAACTACATGATATGTTTTGACCTGCCTTGGTCGCCAAATCGCCTAGAACAAAGAATTGGTAGGATAGACCGGATTGGCCGTGCATTGAAAGTTGAGTTGACAGTATTTGCTGGCGTAGACTTACCGGATAGTCTCCATGATGCTTGGTATCGCTTATTAAAAGAAGGGTTTAATATCTTTGGGCAATCCATTGCTAGTCTCCAGTTTTATGTAGATGAAAAATTACCAGTATTAGCAGAAATATTGTTTAAATCTGGTGCAGATGGAATTTTAGAAAGTATCAATGTAATTCAGCAAGAAATTGAGCAGGAACAAGTCAAAATCAGCGAACAAAATGCCCTAGATGAAATAGATGCTTTGGAGGACAATGCTACCCAATATTTTCAAGCTTTAGACGATTATGATGCCCGTCATCAAGAAATCCAGGAAATAACTGAAAATTGGATTTGTCAAGCCTTGAACTTTAAGTTGATCGCTAATCCTAATTTATCGACAATAAAGCGTTATCAACCTACCGGAAATACATTAATTCCAGCCAATGATTTGAGCAGCAATTTTGCCGGGGTTTTAGAAAAAATTTGGGACTTTTAA
- the dpdF gene encoding protein DpdF codes for MNDSFSELREILKTGKIPEDISNVTEPCHCRLLDALQNSPGSGDIVSLVRHVLRREDEKQGGSSPIYLQIPRKPPFLDSTIWEQASITVWGEDKEHYLISARPWQPEWLDLADQYPPDAPLFQEENRRNYEPVAGDPFLQLVELDAYRSIGQREAIRAVLTAPDNSTLILNLPTGAGKSLCAQLPALLNSRNNNGVSVVVVPTTALAIDQERALKSFVHHATAYYSDDTVEGKERREGIRDRIRAGTQRIIFTSPESLMDSLAPALYEAAKLGILRYFIIDEAHMVEQWGDDFRPAFQEIPGLRKDLLRLSSFNTLLLTATLTESCLDTLETLFGQDLQVISAVQLRPEPAYWFNKCPSEEVRQQRLIEAVYHLPRPLIIYGTKVKDVEDWKRELTRAGFKRCDLMTGKSTTQEREQLIEKWREGKIDIVVATSAFGLGIDQADVRAVIHVCIPETIDRFYQEVGRGGRDGKASLSLTLYTKEDFRIAEGLNDKSAITIELGLQRWQTMFYKKETIGDGRFRVPIETPRSFQDKTIDKINYQNRAWNIRTLTLMNQANLIEIDSAEPPQRKNFESQSEEAYQAAWDLYRNSRIIRICNQLHDKKLTWETEVEPVRQKRQSWSYKNLQLMKEALNAKRCISEIFAEAYGIPSRQTPETRNPVIVSRACGGCPVCRENGVTPFPGIMPSSRPVWQKPNFILGQEMQRVIADERILLIFYDSLEQLNKFQRGKKLFRWLIEQGMRNIVISPDYHYFLQEPSRIHNSFIFLFDSYEPVLMPRIPTLIFHLPGMPLPLKYLSNYSTSTTTRIILLPINTPDPNREDRRLINVFSGRYFKFDVFCTEISI; via the coding sequence ATGAATGATTCCTTCTCAGAACTTCGGGAAATTCTCAAAACAGGTAAAATTCCTGAGGATATTAGTAATGTTACAGAACCTTGTCATTGTCGCTTATTGGATGCGCTGCAAAACTCGCCTGGGTCTGGGGATATTGTTAGCCTAGTGCGTCATGTGTTGCGACGGGAAGATGAAAAACAGGGTGGAAGTTCTCCAATTTATCTCCAAATACCTCGAAAACCGCCTTTTCTCGATAGCACTATTTGGGAGCAGGCTAGTATAACCGTATGGGGTGAAGATAAAGAACACTATCTCATCAGTGCCCGTCCTTGGCAACCGGAATGGCTTGATCTTGCTGACCAATATCCGCCAGATGCACCTTTATTTCAAGAAGAAAACCGACGGAATTATGAACCAGTTGCGGGCGATCCGTTTTTGCAGCTCGTAGAGTTAGATGCTTATCGTAGTATCGGACAGCGTGAAGCAATTCGTGCAGTTTTGACTGCTCCTGATAATTCAACTTTAATCCTTAACTTACCTACAGGTGCGGGAAAAAGCCTTTGCGCTCAACTACCTGCATTGCTGAACTCCAGAAACAATAATGGTGTCAGTGTGGTAGTTGTCCCGACTACTGCGTTGGCTATTGACCAAGAACGGGCATTGAAATCTTTTGTACACCATGCCACAGCGTATTATAGCGATGATACTGTGGAGGGTAAAGAAAGAAGGGAAGGGATACGCGATCGCATTCGCGCTGGAACTCAAAGAATAATTTTTACCTCTCCTGAAAGTTTAATGGATTCCCTTGCACCTGCTCTGTACGAAGCAGCCAAACTGGGAATTTTACGGTATTTCATTATCGATGAAGCACACATGGTAGAGCAATGGGGTGATGATTTTCGTCCAGCTTTTCAAGAAATTCCTGGCTTGCGAAAAGATTTATTACGTCTTAGCTCTTTTAATACTTTATTACTAACAGCAACATTAACTGAATCTTGTTTAGACACCCTGGAAACATTATTTGGTCAAGATTTACAAGTTATATCTGCTGTACAATTGCGACCAGAACCTGCTTATTGGTTTAACAAATGTCCCAGTGAAGAAGTTAGACAACAAAGGCTAATTGAAGCAGTTTATCATCTTCCTCGCCCGTTAATTATTTACGGGACTAAAGTTAAAGATGTCGAGGATTGGAAACGAGAATTAACCCGCGCCGGATTTAAAAGATGTGATCTGATGACAGGTAAATCTACTACTCAGGAACGGGAGCAATTAATTGAAAAATGGCGGGAAGGAAAGATTGATATAGTTGTTGCTACTTCTGCTTTTGGATTAGGTATAGACCAAGCAGATGTGCGAGCGGTAATTCATGTTTGTATTCCCGAAACTATTGACCGTTTCTATCAAGAAGTTGGACGAGGAGGACGAGACGGGAAAGCTTCATTATCACTCACATTATATACAAAGGAAGACTTCAGAATTGCTGAAGGGCTAAATGATAAATCAGCAATAACTATTGAATTGGGTTTGCAACGTTGGCAAACTATGTTTTATAAAAAAGAAACTATAGGTGATGGACGCTTTCGTGTACCAATAGAAACGCCTCGTTCATTTCAAGACAAAACTATTGATAAAATAAATTACCAAAATAGGGCTTGGAATATACGTACTTTGACGCTGATGAACCAAGCAAATCTAATTGAAATTGACTCAGCAGAACCTCCCCAGAGGAAAAACTTTGAATCACAATCAGAAGAAGCTTATCAAGCAGCTTGGGATTTGTACCGCAATTCTCGCATTATTCGTATCTGTAATCAATTGCACGATAAAAAATTAACTTGGGAAACTGAAGTTGAACCAGTGCGCCAGAAACGCCAAAGCTGGAGTTATAAAAACTTGCAATTGATGAAAGAAGCTTTAAACGCTAAACGTTGTATTTCAGAAATATTTGCGGAGGCCTATGGCATTCCCTCCCGTCAAACTCCAGAAACCAGAAATCCGGTTATAGTTTCTCGCGCTTGTGGGGGTTGTCCCGTTTGTAGAGAAAATGGCGTTACACCATTTCCAGGAATTATGCCTAGTTCCAGACCTGTATGGCAAAAACCCAATTTTATTCTCGGTCAAGAAATGCAAAGAGTGATTGCAGATGAAAGAATCTTGCTTATTTTCTATGACTCCCTGGAACAATTGAATAAGTTTCAAAGAGGTAAAAAATTGTTTAGGTGGTTAATAGAACAGGGAATGAGGAATATTGTAATTTCTCCAGATTATCATTATTTTTTGCAAGAACCTAGTAGAATACATAACTCATTTATATTTCTATTTGATAGTTACGAACCTGTACTCATGCCACGTATTCCTACTCTGATTTTTCATCTTCCAGGGATGCCTCTCCCATTAAAATATTTATCAAATTACAGTACGTCAACTACAACACGCATTATTTTACTTCCTATAAACACACCAGATCCAAACAGAGAAGACAGACGACTAATTAATGTTTTTTCTGGCAGATATTTTAAATTTGATGTATTTTGTACGGAGATTAGTATATGA